In Alosa sapidissima isolate fAloSap1 chromosome 5, fAloSap1.pri, whole genome shotgun sequence, the genomic stretch ACCTGTACTTGTATTTTTCCTCCCACTGTGGACGAAACTTGCAAATGAACCATTTCCAGTAGCCCTGAGAACTGCCATCTGGAGTAATGCTCCATGTATCATAGGGGGGTCCAGCTGTTCTGTACATTTTATAGGGGATCCATTCACCATCCTCACAGGTTCTGAAGCTTTGATCACTTACTACTGATGTGGTACAAAAATCTATGCAAAAATGGTCTGTGTCCACAAAAGACGTGCCACTCAGAGCTTCAGTGCGGTGGAATTGAACACTGTGATCCGCGTCATGCTTGGGGATGGTGTTCGTGCAGATGGCTTTGCAGAAAGGACACTGTGCCCAACATCCCTGGAGCTGCTGAAACAACATCGAAGTGGGTTTCTCTCTCATGGCTTTCATGTCCACCTTTTTATTCTTAATCATCTCTTCCAGAAATGTGGCCATTGTGTCTTTAAGGAACTGCCCGTCTCTGATGTCTTCCCTTTCAATGCTCCGTAAGTCATCTCTCTTTATGACTATGAGCTCCCCCACCTTTCTACAGAACACGTCAAGCCACAAACTCGCATTGACGTTCCTTTCACCCACTTCTGTGGTTACATTTGGGCTTGCTTTAAGTATTTGATTTTTCAGGCTATTTAGATGTTCCTCATAGATTGATTGCAGCTTTCCAGTATCACAACAGAATTTGTTTACAGTTTCTTGAATAAATCTTTTAAAGTATACTTTTGGGTGATCAATATACTCCTCATACATGCTGAAGTTCTCCTGTGTTGCCAGATCCTTCAGTATATGATTCTCAAGATTTGATCGGTTGGCTTTGAGAGCTGGATTGTTTGTCTTCAAGCTATCTGCTATATTCTGGCAGGTTTTGTTATTTGCCGCATTCAAAACCTCTGGTGTGATGATTTTACAGAGAAACTCAACAAATATTTGTACAGAGCTGGCTCCTTTGCAGTAATTGTTGAATGACTGGAAATATGTTTCCCTCTGGCTTTGTAAATATGTTAGTGGATGGTTTGCATTCCTGAATTCTTCATGCATGTTCTGAAGTCTTGAAACATTGTTCAGGCAAAGACTAACAGACAAATCCACCCTAAATTCTTTGGTTAATTTGGGGTTTCCTGATGTGTTCTCAAAATCATCAATGGCCTTCTTGATACCCGACAGAATTTCATAGATGAAGTTTTTATCAAAATCCTTCTTGCCCTTTTCCTTGACAGTGATGCAATCATTTACAACACACTTAGACTTTTCCATGAGAATTCTTATACTCTGGTCGAAATTGCCTCTGTAACTTAGGCCTACATACTCCAGGAGGCGTCGCTGAACGCATGCCTTTGGATCAAATTTGAACATTccctctttcactttctttaGGATATTGTTGATATTGTGGAACTGATTAAGCAGGACATCTTCTACTATAACTTTCACATCGAGTGGTTTGTCAGTAGGCTGGTTTTTCACCACATCGTTTGTCCAACTAACCCAGAGTTTGTCAAATTCCTCTCTCATTTTGTCATCCGTCACATGCTGTGTTTTAAGGGTAGATGCCAGCCTTTTGCTCTGCTCTGTCAGCTGATCCATGTATTTGGCTCTTTTCTGGTCCAGTTCTGACCTGTTTTGCTTGGCAGTAAGCAATTCCTTACATGTTTGCATAATGCCCTCAATTAACTCACACTTTAAGCTTATGAAGCGTGTATCAATATGTGCCTTCCACTTTATGAGGATGTCTTTATTTTTGTCTTCTGTGAAATACTTTTCTATTTCCGTCTTCAATTGGTTGTACACTTTGTCAAACTCCTCTTTCCTAAGGTCACTTGCTGAATCAGGTTGCTGCCAATTTGATTTTCGAGTTTAGTCTGATGGCTTAGGGAATGTTTCCTTAGTTCCCATGACCAAACTCCAAACTTATGCTCCAAAGAACTGTACACCATCATTTCAACCGTGTTTTTGAAGCTAAACACAAAGTTCTCCTTCAAGAGTGCTGCCCAAAGGTCTGAAACTCTATATTTGAATTCTGTCAGGGAGGAAAATGTATATTTCTCCTGCCATGATGTAATTGTTAGAAGCTTGGTCTTCAGCTCCTGGACATTCTGGCTATAGGAGGGATTAATTGGAGCCATGGGAGGGTCTCCCTCCAGGAGATTTTTGAAGTAGAAGACTTGAGATTCAATGTTAAATTGTATAACATCACTAAAACAAGTGATGCCCTCAACATTCTCCTCTTTTGCTGCCATTTGAGCCATTTCATCCAGTTTCTCCAGGAGACGTCTCCTCCCCTCAATGTTTTTATCACCAGCTGATGATTCTGCAACATTCTGGTGCACAAAAATGCAGCTAGGATTGAATTTAACCTGTTTCATTCTCAGGAAGGCCTGCACACAAATCTGAAGAATGTCATGCATCTCAGAAGGGTTCTCACCCATGATATTGATAACTGTCACGTCACCAATTCCAATAATGAAGGTAGCAAGCTCATTGTCATGGTTCAGTGATATCTTTGTACTGAGCTCTGGAGATCTGAGGCCTTCTGTGTCCACAATGATTACAAAGTCATATCCAAGGTCATTTCTGATGCTAGAGTCCACCTCTATAAGCTGCATGAAGGCTCCACGGGTGCATCTTCCAGCACTCACTGCAAACTGAAGGCCAAACATAGTGTTCAGCAGTGTGGATTTCCCAGAGCTTTGAATTCCCAGAATTGACAGAACAAACACCTTTTTGTCTCCAAGGGTTTTGATGAGCTCATCCAGGACAGCGTTAATCCACACTGAAGGAACATGGGCAGCATCTCCATCCATTAGTTCAAGTGGATACCCAGAAATCAGCATTGTCACCCCTAGTTTTGGAAGCATTTCATATGCATTGTTTATGCTGCCTTTTTCGGATATGTTAATGGCCTCGTAGAGTTGACTGACTTCTCTCATAATATGCTGAATTCCAACTGTAGTGGCTGCCATTTTAGTAGCTATGTCGTCCAGTTTTTTATGCAGTGGAGATACATAGGATGCTTTATCTTTCCCTTTGGgaacatttttcatttttgtccAAGTTGAGTGATAGTCCGCTTCAAGAGATGCCAGCTCACAAGTGGTCAGATCTTCCAGCAGGATTCTGAGCCATTGCaacatgtatatatgtatgtcttCGAACTGAGCAGGTGTTGTTAAGCATTCTATGAATGATCTCATGAAGTCATTGAGAGGAGAGGCTTTTTGTTGTTGCTCATTCCGGAGATATGTCATTTTTGACCAGATTTCACTCTGATGCTTTTCAATACTataatttttttctttcattttaagTCGATATTGCTCTTTGTTTTTTGTGCACCAATCATGCCATAATTTACCTTGCAGGGGTAAAATTGTTTCCTTCAGGGTAGGCAAACCATCCTTCATATGATTTTTCATACTCAAATCTTTCAGAACAGCCATTAATGTCTGGGCTTTTGCATGTCCCTCTTGACTTGACGGTTTATATTCATCCACATTgaactgttgtttttttgcctcttcaCAGAACAGCTCCATGCTTGCAGTCTGGTTATGTTCACTGATGCACTGTTTGATACTTGACACTAGTTCCTCTGAGAATTCAGCCTGATTCCTATTCTTTGCAGCTAGTCTAACCTTTGTAGGATTCTTTGACTGCAAGATTTCATTCTTGCCTGAGAACAAGCAAATCAAGGGGACAGGAGACTTGGATAATACCTGGGAGATCTCTTTAGCTTTTGGACTCATAGGATGCTCTGAAAGGAGAAGAACATTGACCGTACTCACTGCTTGAAGAAACTCAAGTTGTTTTGAATGTTCTGCTGCATCACCATGAAGGTTCAGAAAGGCGACACAGTCATCAAATATGTCATCTTTCTTCCCCCCAGGACAATACCATGCAATCTCCACAACTCCATTCATGAGGAGGCTGTCTGAAGTGCTGCCTTTGCAATGACGATTAAAAAACACATGATGCTTTTGTTTGTTAATGACATCGTTCAGTATCTGAGATTTCGAGTTGGAATCAGAAACACCCAGTCTGATAAAGGAAACAATTGGCACTGACGTATTGAACATTTGTCTGTTATGGTACTTTCCACAGGTTTGTGTTTTGCTGTGCCATGATTTCCTGATCTGTCGGAGTGCCCAGAGAGGGAACTCCACTTCATCTGTGCAGGGGTTGGGCACTAAGAGGGGTAGGCTAAACTGACAGGCAGAGAGTTTGGTGTAAATGTACTGTCGCAAGAAGTCACTGGAGCAGTGGAAAATAGCCATGTGTACATCCATtgggtgaatatgtgtgtgtttacagttcttCCCTGAAACTGACTTATCAACACAATCATAGaagtcaccatcatcatcatcagcatcattTGCAATATCTTTTTTGTAATCCATGTTATTAGTCTCCGGTTTTACAAACAGATACCTGGCTTTGTAGTCCAGTGTCATGAGTTTGTATAGATAATGGGAACTCAAGTCTTTCTCTGTTTTGGGCGCTTTTACATTCAGAGATAATCTGTCTATGACAAGAACACTGGCTCTTGTCATCTTTTTGGGGTAGGAGTCTTCTAGACCCAACTTCTGAAGCAAATCCATAAAGCTTCTACCCTTTTCATTTAGGTCATACACTGGTGAATTGTGCTCATCTGTTTTTGGAAGCTCAAGTAAAGGTGCCACTTTCTTCACCAATATATCGTTTAGCTGGCATGTTGCCTCCTCATTCCTCATTGTCCTGCTTAATTCTTCCTCCTGCCTACCCTCTATGATAGAATGCAATTCATTTTCCAGTAATTCCCAGTCATTCTGCATTTTTTCAACTACTGATGTAATGGTATTTGAAAGCTTGTCCTTCATTTCTGTTTGTAGGAgctgcactctctctcctttttctctagGTGAAATTCTTATTTCTTTGTCAGTGGAAACAGTCAATGCTGTCAGCAACAGGTAGGCCTGGACCCTAATGGGACACTGTTCTCTTAGAGAGGAGTAGCGGGTAAATGCATCATGTAGTTCAGACTGCAAGAATCTGATTTCATTTATACTCAGAAGATGattgaatgttttattttttctgcTGTATCCTATAACTGTGATTATCGATAGGATCAGCACTCTTGCTTCCTCTTGGCCATCATCTCCCAATGTCTTACAAAGTGAATTCAGTGCAAGGTTTACAGTGTTTGTAGCTTTCCTTGTAGCACTGTGTTCCTGTTCAGAAGAACTGAAGGCATGTCTGCTGTCTTCCACCTCTTTTTTTGCACATTGCAAAATTCTGTCTAGTTCTGCGAAATCAGACACAGGAATGTATTCATTTGAGTCCTCCTCAGTTTGGTAAGCCCAGTTCATAATTAGTTTTTGGTTTGGGAAGTTTCCCACTTTATAAAGATCCGGTTCCAACAGAGAGCACATTAGAAGTCTCAAGTTCATATCTGTGGACTCTCTAGCTACTTCTAATAGATAATTTTGAAGTATCTCATTTGAGAGACATTTCAGAAGCCACATTCTGTGAGATCCTGTTTTCTCAAACAGACTGTTTTTGAAGTCCAATAATCGTGTCAAGTGAAATTTACAGTCGGTTACACTCCATGTCTTCACTGACTGAATCAGTGTTTCTGCTTTTGCCTCATATGAAAGAATGTTCTCTCCCCACACCTCTTCCACATCTTCTCCAGTGATAATTTTGTATGTGTCCATCAGTATTCTGCTTAAATTGGACACATCGGTGAAATCATCTCTGTGAGAAGCTGTTACTATTTCCCAGACAGGAATCAGTGTTTTGCCTTTGTCAATAACACTCCAGGTTCTGTTATTTGCAGCAAGATGGGATTTCCACAACAAGTAATCATCAATCTCAGCAGGACCACCCGTTTTACTGACTGATCACTAAGTCAAGTATTTCACTGTGGTCATTATATGTCTATGTTGTCAACGTGGGAGTGCGTGTGTTAACAATTGTTTCTTAAGTTTTATATTTTGTATGTCTAATCTTGCTGAAATGTTCAGTACCACAAGTCTAACGgtctgattttaaaagtaatatGATGGACAGTCTTCAGTGAGTCTCCGACAATGACGGTCTTCTGTGTTTCACATTGCCTGGAGGAACAAAATAAATTCAGAAATTACTACATTTACAGAGTTATAAAGTGTAACATGTTCAACAACATGCATACTGTATTTAAATTTTTGAAACATTTATGCAACGAGAGTGGATGACCCTATAGTTTCGAAATCaaaagtggctgtggtaaacAGTAGTAGCAAcgtctacagtgggcagtgcttcgatttggccagcttccctcgcggtccgcgcgcgggatcacgcaactttaatttgtatttttccagtgacgctgcaacaacgctgcaacaacccaaacaactggcagatgtctcaagtgagcagggtgtctcgtaaaaagaaatggagcctggaaaaccctacacagacttcactacagactttagcagactggtttaaaaataatttaatagccagaaatatgtctgccctgccctaataaagaaatatttggttaacggcgagtgaatcccgtttgcagccgtagaagaaacgcaggataaattaaacattctggttttctccgagtgcaacgatgatagacagacatcattaagtttacttcattagcgtttatttttttgattattaaagagtgtttttcatttaaaagcttgacttcgtgcttattcagaagagcatttagtgctctccccaatcccagacgttcacattgcatgtttgtttgtaatggatgcaaccgcgagatacgcttatacattaatttaaaatcaaacatcgcagtttatgttcaattcagcatctctcataatgtgattggatatgttgctgtcaattccctactccatatactaaccaccaatgagggcgtctctcgtatgaaaattcctgacacttcccacctaaAGAataaacgcaaggctttgtctggtcttcagccccgaatgtttaaaatgtatatagccctgaatatcattttaaaagtagtctgacaaagcttattgttttgtgacacagctaaacactggtaccgaacgtctataacatagcctaggtggtcgcaactcacaaaagtaaagcagatagaaagaactcacgcaaatctagcctacaacacgcagacagcttcttGCGCAGGGAAGAGAGCGCgtgcactgtgctttatgattgttgccttctgatggtatcttgctaattaaCTGAACTACATTAGGTGCAGTGGCGTAACTACAGtatagtaggtgcagcaagtgcagtcgcaccagggcccgtgacctcccggggcccgtcgctacccccgccctgcctcctttttttttttagaactttagaaatgttagagcacggagtgaagcgtcactttgacgaactatcggaagatgagcgcttaaccgatgcagagagatagttcaaagtgcaggtatttaatgcaactctggacatcataatcagtcagctctcccaaagatttgcaagtatgcgggaaacttgtcatgtgtttgagtctttacgtcctatgatccttcaactcgccggtgatgatgaactgcttgaaaaggcaagacgtttgtcagaccattatagcatggacattgcaccgacattcccaacacaactcctctcattcacgtcttgctttaaagcagagatttcacagaagtcatctatttttcaacttgccaaaatgctggtggtagattatgacattgtaacatccacattcggggaagtgtatactcatgttgtttctgacattgcctgtgactgtggcaacagctgagcgatctttttccaaactcaAACTTATTAAGACCTACCTAAGGAGCAGCATGTGGCAGGAGAGGCTCAGTGGGTTAGCTATCCTGTCCATTGAAAATACGAGAGCCAAAGCATTAAATATCGGGAACATCGTTGACGATTTTGCACAACGAAAGGCTCGTAAGATGGCCTTCTTCTAATGGCCTAATTCACACATATTGGGgattgtatgcatatgaatgatttttttttgtttctgcacggttaaataagttaggctacattaagtttTGTTTCTGCGCAGTGCGATTTTATAAGCAAGTAATCTACGCTTGCAGTTTCAGCAGAGGGTTTAAGAGGCGCATTGAGCGCATTGAGTGTTCCCATAATTCCATGCGAGTTGATGTTaatgcagtaggcctaatattagattaccctggcctgcaggctgttaataaaattatttt encodes the following:
- the LOC121708398 gene encoding interferon-induced very large GTPase 1-like; amino-acid sequence: MQTCKELLTAKQNRSELDQKRAKYMDQLTEQSKRLASTLKTQHVTDDKMREEFDKLWVSWTNDVVKNQPTDKPLDVKVIVEDVLLNQFHNINNILKKVKEGMFKFDPKACVQRRLLEYVGLSYRGNFDQSIRILMEKSKCVVNDCITVKEKGKKDFDKNFIYEILSGIKKAIDDFENTSGNPKLTKEFRVDLSVSLCLNNVSRLQNMHEEFRNANHPLTYLQSQRETYFQSFNNYCKGASSVQIFVEFLCKIITPEVLNAANNKTCQNIADSLKTNNPALKANRSNLENHILKDLATQENFSMYEEYIDHPKVYFKRFIQETVNKFCCDTGKLQSIYEEHLNSLKNQILKASPNVTTEVGERNVNASLWLDVFCRKVGELIVIKRDDLRSIEREDIRDGQFLKDTMATFLEEMIKNKKVDMKAMREKPTSMLFQQLQGCWAQCPFCKAICTNTIPKHDADHSVQFHRTEALSGTSFVDTDHFCIDFCTTSVVSDQSFRTCEDGEWIPYKMYRTAGPPYDTWSITPDGSSQGYWKWFICKFRPQWEEKFGHKFTGHGKIPSEWERFTRQDVLDQLK
- the LOC121708394 gene encoding interferon-induced very large GTPase 1-like; translated protein: MDTYKIITGEDVEEVWGENILSYEAKAETLIQSVKTWSVTDCKFHLTRLLDFKNSLFEKTGSHRMWLLKCLSNEILQNYLLEVARESTDMNLRLLMCSLLEPDLYKVGNFPNQKLIMNWAYQTEEDSNEYIPVSDFAELDRILQCAKKEVEDSRHAFSSSEQEHSATRKATNTVNLALNSLCKTLGDDGQEEARVLILSIITVIGYSRKNKTFNHLLSINEIRFLQSELHDAFTRYSSLREQCPIRVQAYLLLTALTVSTDKEIRISPREKGERVQLLQTEMKDKLSNTITSVVEKMQNDWELLENELHSIIEGRQEEELSRTMRNEEATCQLNDILVKKVAPLLELPKTDEHNSPVYDLNEKGRSFMDLLQKLGLEDSYPKKMTRASVLVIDRLSLNVKAPKTEKDLSSHYLYKLMTLDYKARYLFVKPETNNMDYKKDIANDADDDDGDFYDCVDKSVSGKNCKHTHIHPMDVHMAIFHCSSDFLRQYIYTKLSACQFSLPLLVPNPCTDEVEFPLWALRQIRKSWHSKTQTCGKYHNRQMFNTSVPIVSFIRLGVSDSNSKSQILNDVINKQKHHVFFNRHCKGSTSDSLLMNGVVEIAWYCPGGKKDDIFDDCVAFLNLHGDAAEHSKQLEFLQAVSTVNVLLLSEHPMSPKAKEISQVLSKSPVPLICLFSGKNEILQSKNPTKVRLAAKNRNQAEFSEELVSSIKQCISEHNQTASMELFCEEAKKQQFNVDEYKPSSQEGHAKAQTLMAVLKDLSMKNHMKDGLPTLKETILPLQGKLWHDWCTKNKEQYRLKMKEKNYSIEKHQSEIWSKMTYLRNEQQQKASPLNDFMRSFIECLTTPAQFEDIHIYMLQWLRILLEDLTTCELASLEADYHSTWTKMKNVPKGKDKASYVSPLHKKLDDIATKMAATTVGIQHIMREVSQLYEAINISEKGSINNAYEMLPKLGVTMLISGYPLELMDGDAAHVPSVWINAVLDELIKTLGDKKVFVLSILGIQSSGKSTLLNTMFGLQFAVSAGRCTRGAFMQLIEVDSSIRNDLGYDFVIIVDTEGLRSPELSTKISLNHDNELATFIIGIGDVTVINIMGENPSEMHDILQICVQAFLRMKQVKFNPSCIFVHQNVAESSAGDKNIEGRRRLLEKLDEMAQMAAKEENVEGITCFSDVIQFNIESQVFYFKNLLEGDPPMAPINPSYSQNVQELKTKLLTITSWQEKYTFSSLTEFKYRVSDLWAALLKENFVFSFKNTVEMMVYSSLEHKFGVWSWELRKHSLSHQTKLENQIGSNLIQQVTLGKRSLTKCTTN